In the Sporichthyaceae bacterium genome, one interval contains:
- a CDS encoding 6-phosphofructokinase, with amino-acid sequence MRIGVLTGGGDCPGLNAVIRGVVRKGVGTYGHEFVGFRDGWRGPLEALTMPLGVPEVRGILPRGGTILGSSRTNPIKVDGGVERIRKNLSELGVDALIAIGGEDTLGVATRLHAEGVPVVGVPKTIDNDLSATDYTFGFDTAVNVATEAIDRLHTTAESHHRALVVEVMGRHAGWIALHSGMAGGANLILIPEVPFDIVRVCEFVKHRFESHYAPIVVVSEGAVPKEGTMELRTAGTDAFGHVRLGGIGDRVASEIEARTGAESRAVVLGHVQRGGKPTAFDRWLATRFGLHAIDAANDADWGKMVALRGTSIVRVPLAEATAALKLVDPNLYAEAEVFFG; translated from the coding sequence ATGAGAATCGGGGTGCTGACCGGTGGTGGGGACTGTCCTGGGCTGAACGCCGTCATCCGTGGGGTGGTGCGCAAGGGCGTCGGGACGTACGGGCACGAGTTCGTCGGTTTCCGCGACGGCTGGCGCGGCCCGCTGGAGGCCCTGACGATGCCGCTCGGGGTTCCCGAGGTGCGCGGGATCCTGCCCCGCGGCGGGACGATCCTGGGCAGCTCGCGGACGAACCCGATCAAGGTGGACGGCGGCGTCGAACGCATCCGCAAGAACCTCTCCGAGCTGGGCGTCGACGCCCTGATCGCGATCGGCGGCGAGGACACGCTCGGGGTGGCCACCCGCCTGCACGCGGAGGGCGTCCCGGTCGTCGGCGTGCCGAAGACCATCGACAACGACCTGTCGGCCACCGACTACACGTTCGGCTTCGACACCGCGGTCAACGTCGCCACCGAGGCGATCGACCGGCTGCACACCACGGCCGAGTCGCATCATCGGGCCCTGGTCGTCGAGGTGATGGGCCGGCACGCCGGATGGATCGCGTTGCATTCCGGGATGGCCGGCGGGGCGAATCTGATCCTGATCCCCGAGGTGCCGTTCGACATCGTGCGGGTCTGCGAGTTCGTGAAGCACCGTTTCGAGAGCCACTACGCGCCGATCGTCGTCGTCTCCGAGGGCGCTGTGCCCAAGGAAGGCACGATGGAGCTGCGCACCGCCGGGACCGACGCCTTCGGCCACGTCCGCCTCGGCGGCATCGGCGACCGGGTCGCGTCGGAGATCGAGGCCCGCACCGGCGCGGAGTCGCGGGCCGTCGTACTCGGGCACGTGCAGCGCGGCGGCAAGCCGACGGCCTTCGACCGCTGGCTGGCCACCCGCTTCGGGCTGCACGCGATCGACGCGGCCAACGACGCCGACTGGGGCAAGATGGTCGCCCTGCGTGGCACCTCGATCGTGCGGGTCCCGCTGGCCGAGGCGACCGCCGCGCTCAAGCTCGTCGACCCGAACCTCTACGCCGAGGCCGAGGTCTTCTTCGGCTGA
- a CDS encoding RNA polymerase-binding protein RbpA, producing MASGNAIRGSRVGAGPMGEAERGDTAPRFWISYYCANGHETRPSFAEEGTVTAPEFWDCPRCGFPAGQDASAPPAPPRTEPYKTHLAYVRERRTIADGEAILAEALDKLRTTGRPY from the coding sequence GTGGCCAGTGGTAACGCGATCAGGGGCAGCCGCGTAGGTGCGGGGCCGATGGGTGAGGCCGAGCGAGGCGACACGGCGCCGCGCTTCTGGATCTCCTACTACTGCGCGAACGGACACGAGACCCGGCCCAGCTTCGCGGAGGAGGGCACGGTCACCGCGCCCGAGTTCTGGGACTGCCCGCGCTGCGGCTTCCCGGCCGGCCAGGACGCCAGCGCGCCACCGGCACCGCCGCGCACCGAGCCGTACAAGACCCACCTGGCCTACGTGCGCGAGCGCCGGACGATCGCCGACGGCGAGGCGATCCTCGCCGAGGCGCTCGACAAGCTGCGCACCACCGGCCGCCCGTACTGA
- the secG gene encoding preprotein translocase subunit SecG: MTVLFEVLLIVTSVLIIMLVLLHKGKGGGLSDLFGGGVSSSLGGSSIAERNLDRITYIVMSVWIISCISLSLVLKN, encoded by the coding sequence GTGACGGTTCTGTTCGAGGTGCTGCTGATCGTCACGAGCGTGCTCATCATCATGCTCGTGCTGCTGCACAAGGGCAAAGGCGGCGGTCTTTCCGACCTGTTCGGCGGCGGTGTCTCGTCGTCGTTGGGCGGCTCGTCGATCGCGGAACGCAACCTGGACCGGATCACCTACATCGTGATGAGTGTGTGGATCATCAGTTGCATCAGCCTCTCGCTGGTACTGAAGAACTGA
- the tpiA gene encoding triose-phosphate isomerase → MARTPLMAGNWKMNLNHLEAIAVVQKLAFALNDKDFDAVEVVVIPPFTDLRSVQTVIDGDHVRIKFGAQDISAHDSGAYTGEVSGAMLAKLTCTYALVGHSERRQYHNEDDALVNAKVRAAFRHGLVPIMCVGEGLEVRKAAGHVGHCLSQVDRGLVDIPAAQARTMVIAYEPVWAIGTGEVATPADAQEVCAAIRDRLQELYSAETADAVRILYGGSVKGDNVAAIMVEADVDGALIGGASLDPVEFTRIVRYRDAPKT, encoded by the coding sequence GTGGCACGAACGCCGCTGATGGCCGGCAACTGGAAAATGAACCTGAACCACCTCGAGGCGATCGCGGTGGTGCAGAAATTGGCCTTCGCCCTCAACGACAAGGACTTCGACGCCGTCGAGGTGGTGGTCATCCCGCCGTTCACCGACCTCCGCTCGGTGCAGACGGTGATCGACGGCGACCACGTGCGGATCAAGTTCGGCGCCCAGGACATCTCGGCGCACGATTCCGGCGCCTACACCGGCGAGGTGTCCGGCGCGATGCTGGCGAAGCTGACGTGCACCTACGCCCTGGTCGGGCACTCGGAGCGGCGGCAATACCACAACGAGGACGACGCGCTGGTCAACGCCAAGGTCCGGGCCGCCTTCCGGCACGGGCTGGTCCCGATCATGTGCGTGGGCGAAGGCTTGGAGGTGCGCAAAGCCGCCGGCCATGTCGGGCATTGCCTGTCGCAGGTCGACAGGGGACTGGTCGACATTCCCGCCGCGCAGGCCCGCACGATGGTCATCGCCTACGAGCCGGTGTGGGCGATCGGCACCGGCGAGGTCGCCACCCCGGCCGACGCGCAGGAGGTCTGCGCGGCCATCCGGGACCGGCTGCAGGAGCTCTACTCGGCCGAGACGGCCGACGCGGTGCGGATTCTCTACGGCGGATCGGTCAAGGGCGACAACGTGGCGGCGATCATGGTCGAGGCCGATGTCGACGGCGCGCTGATCGGCGGGGCAAGCCTCGACCCGGTCGAGTTCACCCGGATCGTCCGCTATCGGGACGCCCCGAAGACCTGA
- a CDS encoding phosphoglycerate kinase encodes MRSIDELGNLRGRRVLVRSDLNVPLDTRSDGQSAITDDGRIRASLPVITELAGRGARVVVCAHLGRPKGEVVPALSLAPVARRLGELAGLPVEFSPAVSGPDAMAVVRDLTDGQVVVLENVRFSAAETSKDESVRGAFAAELAAMADVYVDDAFGAVHRKHASVYDVARLLPHAAGPLVRAEVDVLRRLTEDPVRPYTVVLGGSKVSDKLAVIDRLLGLADRILVGGGMVFTFLAAQGHEVGKSLLESDQVDAVRGYLSRAADEGVELLLPTDVVAADRFAADADAIVVPVEAIPADRMGLDIGPASAAAFAGALADSATTFWNGPMGVFEMDAFAAGTRAVAQALATGKGFSVVGGGDSAAAIRRLGFRDDAFGHISTGGGASLEYLGGKELPGLTVLED; translated from the coding sequence ATGCGGAGCATCGACGAACTCGGCAACCTGCGCGGGCGTCGCGTACTGGTCCGTAGCGACCTCAACGTGCCGCTGGACACCAGATCCGACGGACAGAGCGCCATCACCGACGACGGCCGCATCCGGGCCAGCCTGCCGGTGATCACCGAACTGGCCGGCCGCGGCGCCCGGGTGGTCGTCTGCGCCCACCTGGGTCGCCCCAAGGGCGAGGTCGTGCCGGCGCTCTCGTTGGCCCCGGTGGCCCGGCGGCTGGGGGAGTTGGCCGGGCTGCCGGTGGAGTTCAGCCCGGCAGTCAGCGGACCCGACGCGATGGCTGTCGTAAGGGATCTGACGGATGGTCAGGTCGTAGTGCTGGAGAACGTCCGGTTCTCCGCCGCGGAGACCTCGAAGGACGAGTCGGTGCGCGGCGCGTTCGCCGCGGAGTTGGCCGCGATGGCCGACGTCTACGTCGACGACGCGTTCGGCGCGGTGCACCGCAAGCACGCCAGCGTCTACGACGTCGCACGGCTGCTGCCGCACGCGGCCGGGCCGTTGGTCCGGGCCGAGGTCGACGTGCTGCGTCGGCTGACCGAGGACCCGGTGCGTCCGTACACGGTCGTGCTGGGCGGCTCGAAGGTCTCGGACAAGCTCGCGGTCATCGATCGGTTGCTCGGCCTGGCCGACCGCATCCTGGTCGGTGGCGGCATGGTGTTCACCTTCCTCGCCGCCCAGGGCCACGAGGTCGGCAAGTCGCTGCTGGAGAGCGACCAAGTGGACGCCGTCCGCGGGTACCTGTCCCGGGCCGCCGACGAGGGCGTCGAGCTGCTCCTGCCCACCGACGTGGTGGCCGCCGATCGCTTCGCCGCCGATGCCGACGCGATCGTCGTCCCCGTCGAGGCGATCCCGGCCGACCGGATGGGCCTGGACATCGGCCCGGCCAGCGCCGCGGCCTTCGCCGGCGCGTTGGCCGACTCGGCCACCACCTTCTGGAACGGCCCGATGGGCGTGTTCGAGATGGACGCCTTCGCCGCTGGCACCCGAGCCGTGGCCCAGGCATTGGCCACCGGTAAGGGCTTCTCGGTGGTCGGCGGTGGCGACTCGGCCGCCGCGATCCGCCGGCTCGGCTTCCGCGACGACGCCTTCGGACACATCTCCACCGGCGGCGGCGCGAGCCTGGAATACCTGGGGGGCAAGGAATTGCCCGGACTAACGGTCCTGGAGGACTAG
- the gap gene encoding type I glyceraldehyde-3-phosphate dehydrogenase, whose product MAIRVGINGFGRIGRNFFRAVLASGADIEIVGVNDLTDTGTLAHLLRYDSILGRLGTDVKASDNEISVGGKSFAVVAERDPAVLPWKSLGADIVIESTGHFTKAADAAKHLAAGARKVIISAPASDEDITIVMGVNDDKYDPAAHNVISNASCTTNCVAPMAKVMLENFGIVNGLMTTIHAYTNDQVILDFPHKDLRRARAAATNIIPTSTGAAKATALVLPELKGKLDGIAMRVPVPTGSVTDLVLTLGRETDKAEVNAAFQAAAQGALKGILDYTEDPIVSSDIVTWPASCTFDSLLTMVQGNQAKIVGWYDNEWGYSNRLVDLTTLVGRSL is encoded by the coding sequence GTGGCGATCCGAGTAGGTATCAACGGCTTCGGACGCATCGGCCGCAACTTCTTCCGCGCCGTGCTGGCGTCCGGGGCGGACATCGAGATCGTCGGGGTCAACGACCTCACCGACACCGGGACGCTGGCCCACCTGCTGCGCTACGACAGCATCCTGGGTCGCCTCGGCACGGACGTGAAGGCCTCGGACAACGAGATCAGCGTCGGCGGCAAGTCGTTCGCGGTCGTCGCCGAGCGCGACCCGGCGGTACTGCCCTGGAAGTCCCTCGGCGCCGACATCGTCATCGAGTCGACCGGGCACTTCACCAAGGCCGCCGACGCCGCCAAGCACTTGGCCGCCGGGGCTCGCAAGGTGATCATCTCGGCACCGGCCAGCGACGAGGACATCACGATCGTGATGGGCGTCAACGACGACAAGTACGACCCGGCGGCGCACAACGTGATCTCGAACGCCTCGTGCACGACCAACTGCGTGGCCCCGATGGCCAAGGTGATGCTGGAGAACTTCGGCATCGTCAACGGCCTGATGACCACGATCCACGCGTACACCAACGACCAGGTGATCCTGGACTTCCCGCACAAGGACCTGCGGCGGGCGCGCGCGGCGGCCACCAACATCATTCCGACCTCGACGGGGGCCGCGAAGGCGACCGCGCTGGTGCTGCCGGAGTTGAAGGGCAAGCTCGACGGCATCGCGATGCGCGTGCCGGTGCCCACCGGTTCGGTCACCGACCTGGTGCTCACGCTGGGCCGGGAGACCGACAAGGCCGAGGTGAACGCGGCGTTCCAGGCCGCGGCGCAGGGGGCGCTGAAGGGGATCCTGGACTACACGGAGGACCCGATCGTGTCCTCCGACATCGTGACCTGGCCCGCGTCGTGCACCTTCGACTCGTTGCTGACGATGGTGCAGGGCAACCAGGCCAAGATCGTCGGCTGGTACGACAACGAGTGGGGCTACTCCAACCGGTTGGTCGACCTGACCACCCTGGTCGGCCGCTCGCTCTGA